CCGCAATCCGTCGCGACTTCGTGTCACCGCAGGCCGCTACCCTGCCGGCGCGCAACGTGGTGGTGATCCTGATGGAAAGCTTTGCCGCACGCTGGGTCGGCGCCCTTGGCAGCGACGCCGGGATTACCCCGAACTTCGACCGCCTGAGCCAGGAGGGGCTGCTGTTCACCCGCTTCTTCTCCAACGGTACCCACACCCACCAGGGCATGTTCGCCACCATGGCGTGCTTCCCCAACCTGCCGGGCTTCGAATACCTGATGCGTACCCCCGAGGGCGGCCATCAGTTCTCCGGCCTGCCGCAACTGCTCAGTGCCCGCGGTTACGACGACCTGTACGTCTACAACGGCAACTTCCAGTGGGATAACCAGTCCGGCTTCTTCAGCAACCAGGGCATGCGCCGTTTCATTGGCCGCGAGGATTTCGTCGACCCGGTGTTCATCGACCCGACCTGGGGTGTGTCCGACCAGGACATGTTCGACCGTGGCGCCGCCGAACTGGCCAAGCTTGACCCGAACAAGCCGTTCTATGCCCTGCTGCAGACCCTGTCCAACCATACGCCCTACGCCTTGCCGAAAGACCTGCCGGTAGCGCCGGTGACCGACCAGGGTTCCTACAACGAACACCTCACCGCCATGCGCTACGCCGACTGGGCGCTCGGGCAGTTCTTCGAGAAGGCCAAGAAGGAGCCGTACTACAACAACACCCTGTTCGTAGTGGTCGGCGACCATGGTTTCGGCAGCCCCGAGCAGCTCACCGAGATGGATCTGTTCCGTTTCAACGTGCCGCTGCTGCTGATCGCCCCGGGCCTGCAGGACAAGTTCGGTACGCGCCGCGATACGGTGGGTACGCAGATCGACGTGGTGCCGACCATCATGGGCCGCCTGGGTGGCGACGTGCGTCACCAGTGCTGGGGCCGCGACCTGCTCAGCCTGCCCGAGGGCGACCAGGGTATCGGCGTGATCAAACCGTCGGGCAGCGACCAGACGGTGGCGGTGGTCAATGGCGACAAGATCCTGGTGCAGCCCAAGGGCCTGCCGGCCAAGCTCTATCACTACCAGCTCGGCGCTGGTGCCAAGGTCGAGGTGGTGGCCAACGATCCGGCCCAGCCGCTGCTGCACAAGCGCCTGGAAGCCTTCCTGCAGACTGCTACCCAGAGCC
The window above is part of the Pseudomonas alcaligenes genome. Proteins encoded here:
- a CDS encoding LTA synthase family protein, with amino-acid sequence MDSLQPQSKTLQPLSPSIRSHLAFTFGSALALLLMYSLLRLALLAYNHEQIGNTPVSQLLEAFANGLRFDLRLVVYACAPLLLALLSLRTMAARRVQVAWLTLFASLTLFLGVAELDFYREFHQRLNSLVFQYLEEDLGTVLSMVWYGFPVLRYLLAWALGTAALALLFLWIERTTRTRQAIRPLAWYGRLVVFFLCLLLAVLGARGTLKQGPPLRWGDAFTTDSMFANHLGLNGTLSLIEAARNSFSSHRDNTWKASLPPAEALQVVRQMLLGEHDRLVDADSAAIRRDFVSPQAATLPARNVVVILMESFAARWVGALGSDAGITPNFDRLSQEGLLFTRFFSNGTHTHQGMFATMACFPNLPGFEYLMRTPEGGHQFSGLPQLLSARGYDDLYVYNGNFQWDNQSGFFSNQGMRRFIGREDFVDPVFIDPTWGVSDQDMFDRGAAELAKLDPNKPFYALLQTLSNHTPYALPKDLPVAPVTDQGSYNEHLTAMRYADWALGQFFEKAKKEPYYNNTLFVVVGDHGFGSPEQLTEMDLFRFNVPLLLIAPGLQDKFGTRRDTVGTQIDVVPTIMGRLGGDVRHQCWGRDLLSLPEGDQGIGVIKPSGSDQTVAVVNGDKILVQPKGLPAKLYHYQLGAGAKVEVVANDPAQPLLHKRLEAFLQTATQSLLQNTAGVAEHASSARGVATQP